Proteins from a genomic interval of Zingiber officinale cultivar Zhangliang chromosome 2A, Zo_v1.1, whole genome shotgun sequence:
- the LOC122041291 gene encoding chaperone protein dnaJ 20, chloroplastic-like codes for MNSSAARAAPPSPILPAGVRVGARPGRVLLPHSPAGGRFPPALRSPAATTPRAEAGAASFTAVEEEGFEASLYDLLGVPSSVSAGEIKKAYKHLARKYHPDVSPPERAEEYTQRFIEVQEAYETLSDPRRRALYDRYMCSGFSGLRRSNEESSVRSTWRARWNDQMEELEKKSMNDNENNLSWGARMRKKTMEMNQYQN; via the exons ATGAACTCATCAGCGGCTCGCGCAGCGCCGCCCAGCCCGATTCTCCCCGCCGGCGTCCGCGTCGGCGCTCGCCCCGGCCGTGTCCTCCTTCCGCACAGCCCAGCCGGCGGCCGCTTTCCGCCCGCGCTTCGGTCTCCCGCGGCGACGACCCCGCGCGCCGAGGCTGGCGCGGCCTCCTTCACCGCcgtcgaggaagagggcttcgAGGCGAGCCTCTACGATCTTCTCGGGGTGCCGTCCAGCGTCAGCGCCGGAGAGATCAAGAAGGCCTACAAGCATCTCGCCCGGAAGTACCACCCGGACGTCTCCCCGCCGGAGCGCGCCGAGGAGTACACCCAGCGGTTCATCGAGGTCCAGGAGGCCTACGAGACTCTGTCCGACCCCCGCCGCCGCGCGCTCTACGACCGTTACATGTGCAGCGGATTCTCCGGCCTCCGCCGCTCCAACGAG GAATCAAGTGTAAGATCAACTTGGCGAGCACGATGGAATgatcaaatggaggagttggagaaGAAGAGCATGAATGATAATGAAAATAACTTATCGTGGGGAGCTCGGATGAGGAAGAAGACGATGGAAATGAATCAATATCAaaattag